One stretch of Mangifera indica cultivar Alphonso chromosome 9, CATAS_Mindica_2.1, whole genome shotgun sequence DNA includes these proteins:
- the LOC123224783 gene encoding FACT complex subunit SSRP1 isoform X1 translates to MTDGHLFNNISLGGRGGTNPGQLKIYSGGIAWKKQGGGKAVELDKADIAGVTWMKVPRTNQLGVRSKDGLYYKFIGFRDQDVASSTNFFQSNFGITPEEKQLSVSGRNWGEVDLNGNMLTFMVGQKQAFEVSLADVSQTQLQGKNDVILEFHVDDTTGANEKDSLMEISFYIPNSNTQFVGDENHPPAQVFRDKIMSMADVGAGGEEAVVTFEGIAILTPRGRYSVELHLSFLRLQGQANDFKIQYSSVVRLFLLPKSNQPHTFVVVTLDPPIRKGQTLYPHIVLQFETDYVVQSELSLSEDLLNSKYKDKLEPSYKGLIHEVFTMILRGLSGAKVTKPGKFRSAQDGYAVKSSLKAEDGVLYPLEKSFFFLPKPPTLILHEEIDYVEFERHTAGGSNMHYFDLLIRLKTEQEHLFRNIQRNEYHNLFDFISGKGLKIMNLGDIKTADGVASVLQDEDDDAVDPHLERIKNEAGGNESDEEDEDFVLEKDDGGSPTDDSGEEESDASESEGEKEKPIKKEPKKELSTLKASTSKKKSRDGDEDGSKKKKQKKKKDPNAPKRAMSGFMFFSQMERENIKKSNPGIAFTDIGRVLGDKWKKMTAEEREPYEAKARADKKRYKDEIDGYMKKDPMNIDSGNDSDSA, encoded by the exons ATGACGGACGGTCACCTCTTCAATAACATCTCTCTGGGCGGCCGTGGCGGCACT AATCCTGGCCAGCTTAAAATTTACTCAGGGGGGATTGCATGGAAGAAGCAGGGTGGTGGTAAAGCAGTGGAACTTGACAAGGCTGATATTGCGGGGGTTACATGGATGAAAGTCCCCAGGACAAACCAACTTGGTGTTCGAAGCAAAGATGGGTTGTATTATAAATTCATTGGATTTCGTGACCAG GATGTTGCAAGTTCGACCAATTTTTTCCAGAGTAATTTCGGTATAACACCGGAAGAAAAGCAGCTTTCTGTCAGTGGTCGTAATTGGGGAGAAGTTGATTTAAATG GGAACATGCTGACTTTTATGGTTGGCCAAAAGCAGGCATTTGAAGTATCTCTAGCAGATGTCTCACAAACACAACTTCAGGGAAAAAATGATGTAATCCTGGAGTTCCATGTCGATGATACAACTGGAGCTAATGAG AAAGATTCATTGATGGAGATAAGTTTTTATATCCCTAATTCCAACACACAATTTGTTGGTGATGAGAATCATCCACCAGCTCAA GTGTTTCGTGATAAAATTATGTCAATGGCTGATGTTGGAGCCGGAGGTGAAGAAGCTGTTGTTACATTTGAAGGCATTGCAATCCTCACACCAAG GGGTCGGTATAGTGTTGAACTTCATCTTTCATTCTTGCGGCTACAAGGACAGGCTAATGACTTTAAGATCCAGTACAGCAGTGTTGTCCGCCTCTTTTTACTTCCAAAG TCTAACCAGCCTCATACCTTTGTTGTTGTTACTCTTGATCCACCAATTCGTAAAGGTCAAACATTGTACCCGCATATTGTTTTGCAG TTTGAAACTGATTATGTGGTTCAAAGCGAGTTGTCATTGAGTGAAGATCTTTTGAACTCAAAGTATAAGGACAAACTAGAACCATCATATAAG GGACTCATCCATGAGGTATTCACTATGATATTGCGTGGTTTGTCTGGTGCTAAAGTAACTAAACCAGGAAAATTCCGTAGTGCTCAAGATGGCTATGCGGTTAAGTCATCATTGAAAGCTGAAGATGGTGTGTTGTATCCCCTGGAGAAGAGCTTCTTTTTTCTACCCAAACCACCTACCCTTATCCTTCATGAGGAG ATTGACTATGTGGAGTTTGAGAGGCATACTGCTGGTGGCTCAAATATGCATTACTTTGATCTTCTTATCAGACTGAAAACTGAGCAAGAACATTTATTTCGCAACATTCAGAGAAATGAATATCATAATCTCTTTGACTTCATCAG TGGGAAGGGCTTGAAAATTATGAACCTCGGAGACATTAAAACTGCAGATGGTGTGGCTTCTGTACTACaggatgaggatgatgatgcAGTTGATCCACATCTTGAGAGAATTAAAAATGAAGCTGGTGGTAATGAGAGTGACGAAGAG GATGAAGACTTTGTTCTTGAAAAGGATGATGGAGGGTCGCCAACTGATGATTCTGGGGAGGAGGAATCTGATGCTAGTGAAAGCGAAGGAGAGAAAGAG AAGCCTATCAAAAAGGAACCAAAAAAAGAGCTGTCAACATTGAAGGCATCCACCTCAAAGAAAAAATCCAGAGATGGAGATGAAGACGgctcaaagaagaaaaagcagaaaaagaagaaggatcCAAATGCACCAAAGAGGGCTATGTCTGGTTTCATGTTCTTCTCACAAATGGAAAGGGAG AATATAAAGAAAAGTAATCCAGGAATTGCATTTACTGATATCGGAAGAGTTTTGGGAGATAAGTGGAAAAAGATGACAG CGGAGGAGAGAGAACCCTATGAAGCCAAAGCTCGAGCTGATAAAAAGCGTTACAAGGATGAAATTGATGGATATATGAAGAAGGATCCAATGAATATTGATTCAGGTAATGACTCCGACAGTGCATAG
- the LOC123224783 gene encoding FACT complex subunit SSRP1 isoform X2: protein MNPGQLKIYSGGIAWKKQGGGKAVELDKADIAGVTWMKVPRTNQLGVRSKDGLYYKFIGFRDQDVASSTNFFQSNFGITPEEKQLSVSGRNWGEVDLNGNMLTFMVGQKQAFEVSLADVSQTQLQGKNDVILEFHVDDTTGANEKDSLMEISFYIPNSNTQFVGDENHPPAQVFRDKIMSMADVGAGGEEAVVTFEGIAILTPRGRYSVELHLSFLRLQGQANDFKIQYSSVVRLFLLPKSNQPHTFVVVTLDPPIRKGQTLYPHIVLQFETDYVVQSELSLSEDLLNSKYKDKLEPSYKGLIHEVFTMILRGLSGAKVTKPGKFRSAQDGYAVKSSLKAEDGVLYPLEKSFFFLPKPPTLILHEEIDYVEFERHTAGGSNMHYFDLLIRLKTEQEHLFRNIQRNEYHNLFDFISGKGLKIMNLGDIKTADGVASVLQDEDDDAVDPHLERIKNEAGGNESDEEDEDFVLEKDDGGSPTDDSGEEESDASESEGEKEKPIKKEPKKELSTLKASTSKKKSRDGDEDGSKKKKQKKKKDPNAPKRAMSGFMFFSQMERENIKKSNPGIAFTDIGRVLGDKWKKMTAEEREPYEAKARADKKRYKDEIDGYMKKDPMNIDSGNDSDSA from the exons ATG AATCCTGGCCAGCTTAAAATTTACTCAGGGGGGATTGCATGGAAGAAGCAGGGTGGTGGTAAAGCAGTGGAACTTGACAAGGCTGATATTGCGGGGGTTACATGGATGAAAGTCCCCAGGACAAACCAACTTGGTGTTCGAAGCAAAGATGGGTTGTATTATAAATTCATTGGATTTCGTGACCAG GATGTTGCAAGTTCGACCAATTTTTTCCAGAGTAATTTCGGTATAACACCGGAAGAAAAGCAGCTTTCTGTCAGTGGTCGTAATTGGGGAGAAGTTGATTTAAATG GGAACATGCTGACTTTTATGGTTGGCCAAAAGCAGGCATTTGAAGTATCTCTAGCAGATGTCTCACAAACACAACTTCAGGGAAAAAATGATGTAATCCTGGAGTTCCATGTCGATGATACAACTGGAGCTAATGAG AAAGATTCATTGATGGAGATAAGTTTTTATATCCCTAATTCCAACACACAATTTGTTGGTGATGAGAATCATCCACCAGCTCAA GTGTTTCGTGATAAAATTATGTCAATGGCTGATGTTGGAGCCGGAGGTGAAGAAGCTGTTGTTACATTTGAAGGCATTGCAATCCTCACACCAAG GGGTCGGTATAGTGTTGAACTTCATCTTTCATTCTTGCGGCTACAAGGACAGGCTAATGACTTTAAGATCCAGTACAGCAGTGTTGTCCGCCTCTTTTTACTTCCAAAG TCTAACCAGCCTCATACCTTTGTTGTTGTTACTCTTGATCCACCAATTCGTAAAGGTCAAACATTGTACCCGCATATTGTTTTGCAG TTTGAAACTGATTATGTGGTTCAAAGCGAGTTGTCATTGAGTGAAGATCTTTTGAACTCAAAGTATAAGGACAAACTAGAACCATCATATAAG GGACTCATCCATGAGGTATTCACTATGATATTGCGTGGTTTGTCTGGTGCTAAAGTAACTAAACCAGGAAAATTCCGTAGTGCTCAAGATGGCTATGCGGTTAAGTCATCATTGAAAGCTGAAGATGGTGTGTTGTATCCCCTGGAGAAGAGCTTCTTTTTTCTACCCAAACCACCTACCCTTATCCTTCATGAGGAG ATTGACTATGTGGAGTTTGAGAGGCATACTGCTGGTGGCTCAAATATGCATTACTTTGATCTTCTTATCAGACTGAAAACTGAGCAAGAACATTTATTTCGCAACATTCAGAGAAATGAATATCATAATCTCTTTGACTTCATCAG TGGGAAGGGCTTGAAAATTATGAACCTCGGAGACATTAAAACTGCAGATGGTGTGGCTTCTGTACTACaggatgaggatgatgatgcAGTTGATCCACATCTTGAGAGAATTAAAAATGAAGCTGGTGGTAATGAGAGTGACGAAGAG GATGAAGACTTTGTTCTTGAAAAGGATGATGGAGGGTCGCCAACTGATGATTCTGGGGAGGAGGAATCTGATGCTAGTGAAAGCGAAGGAGAGAAAGAG AAGCCTATCAAAAAGGAACCAAAAAAAGAGCTGTCAACATTGAAGGCATCCACCTCAAAGAAAAAATCCAGAGATGGAGATGAAGACGgctcaaagaagaaaaagcagaaaaagaagaaggatcCAAATGCACCAAAGAGGGCTATGTCTGGTTTCATGTTCTTCTCACAAATGGAAAGGGAG AATATAAAGAAAAGTAATCCAGGAATTGCATTTACTGATATCGGAAGAGTTTTGGGAGATAAGTGGAAAAAGATGACAG CGGAGGAGAGAGAACCCTATGAAGCCAAAGCTCGAGCTGATAAAAAGCGTTACAAGGATGAAATTGATGGATATATGAAGAAGGATCCAATGAATATTGATTCAGGTAATGACTCCGACAGTGCATAG
- the LOC123224772 gene encoding probable pectate lyase 19, translating to MELTRLNLVFLISLASLIPRLSANIAEYDEVWRRRAEEARKATVESYHPDPLSVLNDLNMHFQNSSHEEASTRRGLFKLGTVFRSGMSHRRKGGECEATNPIDQCWRCREDWADNRQLLAKCVKGFGYKTTGGEGGPFYVVTDCADDDVQEPRPGTLRHAVIQNGPLWIIFARDMHIKLTQELIVTSNKTIDARGFDVHIAFGSGITIQYVQNVIIHGLHIHHIVPTSGGTIRDSVDHLGQRTASDGDGISIFGSCNIWLDHLSMSQCQDGLIDVIMGSTAVTISNSHFTKHNDVILLGASDSYSADTMMQVTIAFNHFGQGLIQRMPRCRLGFFHVVNNDYTHWLMYAIGGSKNPTIISQGNRFIAPPDPRAKSVTNRNYATYDEWKHWLWKSEDDLFMNGAYFNASGDPNAPLNFSEKELIKAQPGTMANLITRYAGALYCHIGQKC from the exons ATGGAGTTAACTAGGTTGAATCTAGTGTTTCTCATCTCTTTGGCCTCCTTGATCCCCCGCCTTTCGGCCAACATTGCCGAATATGATGAGGTTTGGAGGCGTCGTGCCGAGGAAGCCAGGAAAGCAACGGTTGAATCATACCATCCTGATCCTCTATCCGTCTTAAATGACTTAAACATGCATTTTCAAAA TTCTTCACACGAGGAGGCTAGTACGAGGAGGGGTTTGTTTAAGCTCGGGACTGTGTTTAGGAGTGGGATGTCACATCGAAGAAAGGGCGGTGAATGCGAGGCGACGAACCCCATTGATCAATGCTGGAGATGCCGTGAAGATTGGGCAGACAATAGGCAGTTACTAGCCAAATGTGTGAAAGGATTCGGCTACAAGACAACGGGAGGAGAAGGGGGGCCATTTTATGTGGTGACAGATTGTGCAGACGACGATGTCCAGGAACCAAGACCGGGGACTTTGAGGCACGCTGTGATTCAGAATGGACCCTTGTGGATCATTTTTGCCAGAGATATGCACATCAAGCTGACTCAGGAATTGATTGTGACAAGCAACAAGACCATTGATGCCCGAGGATTTGATGTGCACATTGCTTTTGGATCTGGAATTACAATCCAGTATGTCCAGAATGTGATCATCCATGGACTTCACATTCATCACATCGTCCCCACCAGCGGCGGCACCATTAGAGATTCTGTAGATCATTTAGGCCAGAGAACTGCCAGCGATGGAGATGGGATTTCCATCTTTGGTTCGTGTAACATTTGGCTTGATCATCTTTCCATGTCTCAATGCCAGGATGGACTCATTGATGTCATCATGGGCTCCACTGCTGTCACCATTTCAAATAGCCATTTCACCAAGCACAATGAT GTCATATTGCTGGGAGCAAGTGACAGTTACTCAGCCGATACAATGATGCAAGTGACAATCGCCTTCAACCATTTCGGACAAGGACTGATTCAGAGAATGCCAAGGTGCAGATTGGGGTTCTTCCATGTGGTCAACAATGACTACACACATTGGCTAATGTATGCCATCGGTGGCAGCAAAAATCCCACCATTATCAGCCAGGGCAACAGGTTTATTGCCCCGCCCGACCCCAGGGCAAAATCG GTGACGAACAGAAACTATGCAACCTACGACGAATGGAAGCACTGGCTATGGAAATCAGAGGATGATTTGTTCATGAATGGAGCATATTTTAACGCTTCTGGGGACCCAAATGCCCCATTGAACTTCTCCGAGAAAGAGTTGATCAAGGCCCAGCCAGGGACCATGGCCAACTTGATCACTCGATATGCCGGGGCGCTTTATTGCCACATTGGACAGAAATGTTAG